The DNA region tactataagttctagctacagcaatcaggaagaaaaaagaaatgaaagcatccaaattggaaagaaaaaaataaaactttcattatttacagatgacatgattctatacttgaAAATCCTGAGCAATCTACAACAAGGTAACTTGAGCTCATAAACAACTCACCAAgctggcaggatacaaaattaatgtgcaaaaatcagtaatatttctatgcacaagcaatgatctgaggagttaaataaggaaaaaattccattcaaaatagtaactaaaagaatcaaatacctaggaatgaacttaattaaggaagtaaaggacctgtacacagaaagtTCCTttgattgctaaaagaaatcaaagaagatctaaataggtggaaaaggATTCCCTGATCTCGGATAGGAATAGTTAaggtgtcagttctacccaaattgatctatagattcagtaccaatcaaaataccaataaaataatgatatcctattttgaagacttggaaaagctagttaccaaatattcatctggaagggaaagagaccctgaacagctaaaagtatctaaaaaaaagaagaacaaagtaaaaggattaagacttcCTGACTTtcaaacttactataaagccacagtggtcaaaacagcatggcactggcagaaaaatagaagtactgaccagtggaatcaaatcaagagtgcagaaatagaccaccaaatctatggtcaactgatatttgacaaaacccccaaatccactgaactaggacaaaatagtcttttcaataaatgggcatggtgGAACtagatatcagtagccaaaagaatgaaagaagacccttaccttacaccctatacaaaaattaactcaaagtggaacaAAATTAACTATAAGAGCTAGCACCattaagcttctagaagaaaatgtagggaaacatcttcaagacctagtaataggaggtagcttcctaaactttacacccaaaacacaaacaacaaaagtaaaaatagataagtgggaactcctcaaaatcaaatgattttgttaaaaggtgaagaggcagccaactcaattggagaaaatatttggaaatcacacattggagaAAGGTTGAATatactgtatacataaagaaatcatgcaacttaacagcaaaagaacaaacagcccaattataaaatgggctaaagatatgaataggcatttttctgaaggacaaatacagatggcgcaaaagaacatgaagagatgatcctttacattagctataagggaagtgcagatcaagactacaatgagatatcacctcacacctataagaatggctgttataaatgttaaaataaatttagtagattgaaatgctagtgatcaatgaaagggaggagtaaggggtatggtatgtatgaatttttttccattttctttttatttctttttctgaatagatgcaaatgttctaagaaataatcatgatgatgaatatacaactatgtgatgatattgtggattactgattatatatgtagaatgaaacaatcatatggtaagaatatttgtgtttgtatgctgatatgtttaataaataaaacaaataaaaaaataaaaaataaataaattttataaagaaaggatgctattaaacaaataaaaaactaaatgttgcagaggatgtggaggaattgggatatatatacactgctggtgggaatggataatgttacagccgctatggaagatagtttagtggttccttaggaaactgaatatcaagttgccctatgattcagcaatagcactacttggtatatacccagaagagctgaaagcagtgacatttgcatacagatgttcacagcagcattattcacaattgccaaaagatggaaacaatccaaatgctcatcaacagacaagtggatcaacaaaatgtggcacatatatatatatagagagagagagatagatgtggcatatatatatatagatatatctcatatatatatgatgtaatactatgcagcagtaagatggaatgatgtcctgaagcacacgacaagagccttgaggacatgacgctgagtgaaattagccagacacaaaaggatagatactgcatgattccacttttattaccagcataaaggtataatcagaggcttataatacagaatataggggacttagagattcatagaagctagagatgggtgaatgattagctacggaggttgaactccaatttaagggaatagatagaagtgaaagtggttCCCTaatgggtctgtaagtaatattaccatattgaaggtgaacattattgaaaggggttatatagacctatgtgtcccactgaataacactagaaatatgaataagttcttgcaagaactatttcaaagatatgattcatgtacaaagagtgttgaAGTCCAGAGTATggggggggaaactgctattgcatgctattgcatgctatgggctatgtttcacaggaaaacatcagcagtaacACAgtaacagcaggggtaaataatgttgggagggacaaaagttaagggaaggtttagatttcctatttggtgaggatgtgtttattggttatctttctcttattggttttctttctcttgggaacaattatttaaaattgagagtgtcaatggactgtggactttgggcattatacatgatgccttatgaatgcaggtggctgaaggatacaccaactgagaaatagattggtgaacaatggtgtatacatatgatcaaatattgtgctgctacaaaaaggaatgaagtcatgaggcatgcaacgatgtgaatgaacctgtgggtcATTTGGTGAGGTagaaaaagccaaaaacaaaagaacaattattgtctAGTCTCCTTTacaaaatgcttatgagaaaataggggcctaggttgtaaggtcttatagcagacacatttagtacagagtggtaattattgtttctggattttgaaaggatgttttatgtacatataacctggtatttagagataagaaggaagctgatcaggttgggattaaagtaattcagaacacaggggtaaggaacaTGGTGCATATATTAGAACcgtacctactctttgagaccaaaggaagaaaggtttattttgttcagaacctaacttttctgtagcacatactctaactcaatctgtctggatagctcatttgaacaaatgaaacacagggagcccagaataagaatgagggccggTAGTCTTCATAGCtgaatgtaatgcctgaatatatcctagaatatattaagcagacaatcaaaaagtattggaaaagtcccttgagggacaggagaaaaaaatatggaactactaaactttactatcagggaatcccctgaaactgtgtcaaatcttagggacacccaaatcaatagaccaagccctcaaggcttacacttgtgaagcttatctaggtagcagagaagcttagcctacctataggtatgcctaagaattaccaCTGGAAGACCTCTTTTTTGGCTCATaagtagcctcactctctctaaacccaaccctgcaactgaaatcattgcccaccccctatgtgagacatgacatccaagagtGACAGTCTCCtgggtgacatgggagatgactcccagggatgagtccagccctggcaccatgggatcaacaattccatcctgaccaaaaggggttaAAGTagagtaactaataaagtatcagtggcagacagagttcaaatagagtccagaggctactctggaggtggctcttatgcaagcttcacttagacattgtacctatcataacttgccaaaccccaacaaaaccatttcagccaatcataaagaacacctgggacaacatataagattcctcaaaggttccatgcactggagtaactttccagaaacctacaacctccagatgggtccctggaccagataaatcctgaaacctacagggccctgcctttccagaacatcagcaagttccatctccctatcccatattactgacagcccctcccaacatgaaaaagttagaatgagtatagcccaaacacccctaaagagtgggacagaaagatcaaaggagatggtgaagttttacagagaaggtagagtttgacaaataagtatgattgctgaatcattaaactgatatttcttttagtctccagtatcttagagtagctagaattAGAAACCTAaagttatggaattgtaacctataccaaaccctgaaacaggttctacaactaattgtatgctgtgctttgaaatatattgcttttttgtatatatgttatttttcacaaaaaaagaaggaaaaaagtctattatgatgataaataaatattcatttcttctagccttctacattctggagcagttagaaggaaaaatctgagatgatggtatggtagtccatgacaaactctgggatttgtcctgtgactacttgttaaaaattgttttgaaaactattacttttttccttctttgctttgtatatatgttatattatacaataaaaataagttaaaaaaaagatttgtcttctggatttttccattgtaaaagtttatatacatatgtatgtatatatgttgcaTTTACTATTAATAAGTACTGGGGGGTATTTTTTGAAACTGTGAAAATATGCTAGCCTTCATTAAACTTTCATCTAAAAATTTTATCATCCGCTGATGATTTTTGCTTGGCTCAATGCTTACTATGATTGTTACTGCGTAGCACAAGCATTTTTGAAAATTCATATTTGCAATTCTTATCAATAGTTTTTCAGTCTAAAGCAAAATTGGAGGGAAGGGGGGATTCTTCACAGGTAGTTAAAGATAGATCTTAACCAAGGACTGATTTTAGCATTAACCTTCAAATAGGAGCATTCATCTCaccaaacagaaactgagaattAAACACAGTACACAAACTCTTAGACAAAGTTCAAGACATGTTCCTCTGCTTCATCCAATCTGAAAACCCATTTGTCAGAGGGAATCAGATAGCATAGTTCTTAGAAGTCACATGACAATTACAATTTCCATGTAAAGATTTAGAAATTGAAAGTATGTGGCTTTGAAAAGCCttgaataaatgaacatttttcagGCCTGATGCAGGAAATAAAGAGACACAGGACCTTCCATCAGAAAATATTTCTTAGGGTACAGATGACTGAAAGTAAAGAGAATACTTAGAAAAATGTTAAATCCTCCTCCATCTCTCATGCTACTTGACCCATGTGGGATGGCCACAGCAAAAGAAGACAAATGAGGAGTCATATGACATTATCAATATTAAGCAAATAGTTAAGTTAAGGTGTGTTATTTAGCATTGTGCCCAGCACTTAGTAAACTGCTCAAAAGAAAGTATTActgctttattttgtattatttttaatccttattattATTGTAGTTCCTATAATTCTTTTGTACTATGCTTTCATGTTAGCATGAGATGTCTCTGTAGACAATCTTTCCTAATCCCCTATTAAAAGTTCAGTTCCAGAGTTCTCGAGACAGTTTCCATTAGCATGCTCTGAGTGTGGGTCACCTgggatcttttatttctttccttagttGATTATGTGAGGTCTCCTCTGAATAGAACACTTAAAATATGTTACTTTCAGTCTGGTATAAAATCAGCAAAGCAGCACATATCCAGGCGCAAATGAGTCAAAACAGAGGAAATAAGACCTTGAAGGGAGAGTACTTCCCAGGGTTTTATGATCAGTACTGTAAATATGCTTAACGCAAACAAGGAAGCATCTCAAGGGATTACTTACTAAGTCACAGTGCATTTTAATGTACTGTGGAAATAAGAAGTGGCAAACGACAGCTAAGCTGATAATATAGTAAGATGAGTAGGAAAATTCCTACTAAATTCTCATTAGCTTATGAACTTTTATGAATAATTAGGTCAATAATTAGTGACAGGGAAACAAGCTAAATTTCACACCACTTTTCATCCACAGCTAGCTGGCTTTTAAATTGCGGCTCATCTCATGAACATCTATAGGTAAAGTCCCACAGCACTTGCCCTGAAAGTGGAGTGTAAGTATCTTCTCAGTTTTAGCTCTATCAATGCTAACTTTGGGGGATTGCAGGACATGaaagcatataaatataattttttgacCTTTTGAATTGAAATGTAATTTATACTTATTCTGAAACATTCAAACAGTATAGACAGATATAAAGTAAAGAGAGAAATTTCCCTTTGTGTCTCCCACATCCTGTTTAGCTCCATAGAATTAACTATTGTTAACAGTTTAATTTTCCAGACCTTTGACTATGCACAGAAAAATACAGTTTTACATATGTTTTAACCCTAATGGGATCATATGATACATTGTTCAGTAGCTTGCTTTACTCATGTAGCAGTATATCAAATACATCTTTCCAAGTTATTTCATACAaatctttccctttcatttttgctGGCTGcatagcattttttaatttggatgctCCAAAACTATTTAGTCATTTTTCTATTACTGGAAATTTAaatcatttccaatttttttaatttgcaaacaCTGCTAAAATGAATAGCTTTATAAAAtctaaattctaaaattataGCATTTATGTAGATTATGAATGTGAAGTTTTGAATAACATAAAACTGTTATCCAAAGACTGAAAGTTAATGACCAGGAAAGGCAGAAGCCTGGACATTCAGGTCACCACATGACATGCCTGGTTCCATGCATCTCAGTGATGAGGACATTCTTGAGTCAACTGTAAGAATGATCTCCGGTGTTCCACATGAAAACACAGACTACAGGTGGGCAGAAGGAGgtttaagttttctttatttcagagATCGAGGAAATTAGAGCTTAAAAGGTCTAAATGATCCTTGACATTCgaagctgttttctttttctttcagaaaaagaatattataacCAATTATCTGGTAGTGCCTTTCCTGGTTCTataattttattggaaaatagATTTTATAAGGAGCAATGCTTGAACTGTATGCTTAAACTTAAAAGAATCTGTAGTTTTCTTAATGAGGTTGATGAGTTATGAGTTGATTAGGTTGGTCAGCAAGGTCATAGTgagttatcaacaaaacaaaatcaatacaggttacaattttaaatggataaacaacTTTCTACAACGTTTTAACAAATGTAGCTTTCAATAATAGAGCGTTAGTCTCAAGGTTACAAATCAATGGTCCTTATACCTGTGATAAAAGATCTTTCAATAGTATAAGAAAACTGACCTTCCTACCTATCAGACTTAGAAACTCAATTTTATAATACCAAGTTACAGAAAAAGTGTAAATTTAACTTACATCTCATTATAAGAATATCTAAATATTCAGAAAGCTGTCTATATAACAAAATACAATTattcacattttcaaaaaatgtttgtaaATTGTTCCCAATTCTTCAGGTCCTTCATTAGAAACTCATAAATAAGGCTTTCAAGTATGTGTCACTTATATTTTTCTAGTCAGAGCAAggctaaataatttttaaatagaatatttaataatatggCAGTAGGAATCTGGTTGGAGAGATACTGTTCCTCTGCTGAAACCATTATAGATAGAAGAACTGGGACTTCAGGAAAAGCAGATAATGGCATCAAAGATTTAATGTCTGATGATATTAGTTATGATGACTCAAAATTTGAAGGGAAGTTGGAGGTATCTCTGTTTATTGTGGTGGTGGCTGATTCCCTCCTAAAGGGAATCAACAAGTAACCTCTTTTCTTCACCCCCTGAGAccaagagaaggagggaaatgaAACATTTCTGCTAAAGTAGCAAACATAAAAAGACCCCATTAGTAGGGGCAATGTTCAAAgtgaaaatagaaacaaaaactaGAGGAAATAATTACTTGAGCAATGATTTAGAAGGCTTGGAAAATATATGAGAAGCCTGAAAGGGAGCCATAAAGAAAATCATcctagcaatttttaaaaaatagttctgAAGAGTCATACCCCCAAAATAGAAAATCTTGTTTAAGTCAGATAGGCAGGAAAAAGGTGCTTGAACCAATTCAATGGCAAGACCTATATCCCACCTCAATCTTCAATATTCTTGAATCCCTCTCACTTTATATCTTTCCTTTGTACCTTCATAGGCAGCAAAGGTTAGCAATGAAAAACCAAACACTTCTGACTGAATTCATTTTGCTGGGACTAACAGACATTCCAGAGCTTCAAGTTGCACTTTTTGTACTTCTTTTCCTCACCTACATATTCAGCATCATTGGAAACCTGATCATCATCACCCTGACGCTACTGGATTCCCAACTCCGTActcccatgtatttcttcctccgGAATTTCTCCTTCTTGGAAATTTCCTTTACAACCACTTTTACTCCTAGGCTGCTATACAGCATCTTGACTGGAAACAAGAGCATCAGCTTTACAGGCTGCTTCACTCAGTATTTCTTTACAATATTCCTTGGAGCCACAGAATTTTACCTTCTTGCTGCCATGTCCTATGACCGCTTTGTAGCAATCTGCAAACCCCTACATTATACAACCATCATGAGCAACAGGGTTTGTGTCCAGCTGGTTCTCTGCTCTTGGCTGGGTGGATTCCTGATCATCTTATGCCCAATCATCCTGACAAGTAAACTGGATTTCTGTGCCTCCAATGTGCTGAATCACTATTATTGTGATTATGGACCCCTCTTGGAGATATCCTGCTCAGACACAAGTTTGCTGGAACTGGTAGACTTTATCTTAGCATTTGTGACATTGGTGGTCACCCTAGTACTGGTGATTCTCTCCTACACAAACATCATCAGGACCATTCTGAATATCCCTGCCACCCAGCAAAGGAAAAAGGCTTTTTCCACTTGTTCCTCACACATGATTGTCATCTCCCTCTCTTATGGCAGCTGCATCTTCATGTACATAAAACCTTCAGCCAAACAAGGAGTCGCCTTCAATAAGGGAGTAGCTGTACTCAATACTTCAGTTGCCCCTTTATTGAACCCCTTCATTTACACTCTTAGGAATAAGCAAGTAAAACAAGCCTTCAAGGATGTGACCAGAAAGGTTGTGAGTCTTtaataaaatcaaaggaaatcttGAAATATATTGAttaatatattgaaataaaagCTCAGGGAGAGCTTCTCTCACCCTCTCtctgtttaaaaagaaatctcaGGTGATTTTATCATTCGAATGTGTCaaggataaatttcaaaattgcCAACATGAGGAAAATCTCACgggtaaaaatttaaatgtttctttctagtagttagatttttttcttttttggccagGTGTTTAAAAGattctaaaaatatgaaaatgcctACTCTCCTAAATTTTTCAAATctatctattttaaataaaaatatgttacttATGCCACTGAGTAATGTGCTCATTGtggttattttaaatgatttaatatataGACCTTTAAGCTCTTAGTTCTAATTTCTATAATGGTAACAATAGATATAATCCTGTAACATATagatttttataggaaaaatatGCAGATAGATAACATTGTTAGTCTGactacaagaaagaaataaatttaggataaaatttaaatttaggatTGTTACAGGATCAGTGATCCTCAGCTTACTGGCCATCACATACGGGCTTCTTAATTTTATCAAAGTCTTTAAGAATGTTGTCCAAACATTTTATCATAAATAGCAGTCACCTCCAAGAAGAGACCATAATTACATCTTATAATAAAACTCTACTCCAGGCCAATTTTTCTCAGATTGGAGACAATATTCTTTTTCATCCTTCTCTCTATAACAACCATACAACCATCTTTTCTTACAACAAAAAGTATCtctacaaaataaatttctaagaTTGCTATTTCTGACTCTATCTCACCTTGCAGTTatgaaataggaagaaaaactATTACCAGGGGATCCCTAACAGGGTGAACAGACAATCTCCTTTTAAGGGAAGATCCAGGGGAGATGGAATCTTGGCCCAGGCCATGTTGGCAATTCACAAAACCGGTAGGGATCAACAAATATGCCTGAGCTATAGGGGACTTATTTTGTAGGTGACCCTGAAGAGTCTAGGAGGAAAAGGGACTGCCTAAGAATGAGCCcaaattcaagaaaattaaagCTAAAGATAAGTCCTAGAATGTCATCACTTGACAAGACTTGTAAAGTATAACACATCAATACTTCGCCCACCCCCCGTATCATGATCTGTCCCacatttgtttcattcttttctaacAATGGATCAGCTTTCCTGATCAGACATATACTGTCACTTGGTCTCTCATGGCTGCCCCATGAAATCTACCCTACTTTTCACCTTGACTACCCATAGTTAGCAAGTGCAAGGCCTATAAGTTGAATTATAAATACCCAGGAAAGGGATGATAACTGTGGGTCCATAACTTTGGTATCCAGCACACTTCCAATCATCAATGGCTAAAGAACTACCCTTTATAAGGTGAGCCTAAGACAGATTCTTCTCAGGGGAGTGTGTGCTAGGAGAGAATGATCACAAATATGGAGTACAAAATCTCTGTACAGGGTCTTAACTGGACCaagtttttccatgtttttaactttttgttgtagtaacatatatacaacttaaaatttctcaaATTAACT from Tamandua tetradactyla isolate mTamTet1 chromosome 7, mTamTet1.pri, whole genome shotgun sequence includes:
- the LOC143642493 gene encoding olfactory receptor 6C4-like, whose translation is MKNQTLLTEFILLGLTDIPELQVALFVLLFLTYIFSIIGNLIIITLTLLDSQLRTPMYFFLRNFSFLEISFTTTFTPRLLYSILTGNKSISFTGCFTQYFFTIFLGATEFYLLAAMSYDRFVAICKPLHYTTIMSNRVCVQLVLCSWLGGFLIILCPIILTSKLDFCASNVLNHYYCDYGPLLEISCSDTSLLELVDFILAFVTLVVTLVLVILSYTNIIRTILNIPATQQRKKAFSTCSSHMIVISLSYGSCIFMYIKPSAKQGVAFNKGVAVLNTSVAPLLNPFIYTLRNKQVKQAFKDVTRKVVSL